The sequence CATCGTTTGGCTAAAGACCGCCCAATTAAGCACCGTAAAGGCTAAAGACACCGCAACCGTACCGTTTTGATCCAAGCCCAAAATCGGCATAAACGCTTGCGCATTCACCACGCCCAAGATCAGCAAGATGGCCACCACCACAAAACCAGGGTAGCGATACTCGGCCACAGGCTTTAAGCGTAAGCGCAGCAGCTGCCACGCATCATTAAGAAAATTCAGCATCAATCGAACACCACCGTTCTGTTGCAATAAGACAATACGCGGTTATCGGCGTGCCAACGTACGGCACGGCTCAACACCACTTTCTCGAGATCACGCCCTTTAGCCACCAAATCATCCACCTCATCGCGATGAGAGATACGCACCACTTCTTGCTCAATAATCGGGCCTTCATCCAGCTCATTGGTCACATAATGGCTGGTGGCGCCGATCAACTTCACACCGCGCGCATAGGCACGATGATAAGGCCGAGCACCATCAAATGCCGGCAAAAAGCTGTGGTGAATATTAATGATGCGGTCAGGAAAAGCCGACACAAAATCAGGCGACAGCACCTGCATATAGCGTGCCAAAACCACGGTATCGACATTGGCTTCTTTTAATAAGCGCATCTGTTCCGCTTCAGCCAAAGCTTTATTGTCTTTATTGACTTCAATTTTATGAAAAGGAATCCCGTTAAACTCCACGATGTGGCGGCAGGTATTGTGGTTCGAAATCACCAAAGGAATTTCACAACCCAGCTCACCAATGCGGTAACGGTGCAGTAAATCCACCAAGCAGTGCTCATACTGAGACACAAAAATCGCAATGCGCGGCAGCTCATGCGACAAAGTCAATCGATAGGTTAGGTTAAACTGGGCCGCAATCGCCCCAAAAACCTCGTCAAACTGCGCCATAGGCAGCTCAAAATCAGCTAAATCCCACTCTACGCGCATTAAAAACAAAGATTCAACCGCATCTTGGTGCTGATCCGCATGCAAAATATTGGCATTATAGGTCAACAAAAAATGGGCTACGGCATTCACCAAGCCCTTTTGATCAGGCGCCGCCATAAACAAAGTGGCGGTCTTTTTTTGTGTGTCTTGATTTGTCATTTTAATTACGTCATCCACAAGAGGCTGCCTTAGCCCAACACCACCAAGACAGCCCCAACAAACTCCCAGAGCATTCGGCCCTTCAAGTCTTAATTAATCATGTAGCCTAGCGGCATCCAATGTATTTTCCAACAGGGTCGCAATCGTCATCGGCCCCACCCCACCTGGCACAGGCGTAATCCATGCCGCACGTTCTTTAGCCACGGTAAACTCAACGTCACCGCACAGCTTACCATTTTCCAAACGGTTAATGCCCACATCAATCACCACGGCACCTGGCTTAATCCACTCGCCTTTAACCATCTCTGGCACGCCCACGCCGGCCACCACGATGTCAGCCTGGCGTACCTCGTGCGCTAAATCTTGTGTCGCACTATGGCACACGGTCACAGTAGCGCGCGCCAACAGCATTTCCAAAGCCTGAGGGCGGCCGACAATATTGGACGCGCCCACAATCACCACTTTCTTGCCTTTAGGATCGATCTGGTAATGATCCAACAGCGTCATCACGCCTCGTGGGGTACACGGACGCATTAAGGGCATTTTCACCGCTAAGCGGCCAACGTTGTAGGGATGAAAACCATCCACGTCTTTATGCGGCAAAATACGCTCTAATACTTTTTGGCTGTCAATGTGCTTTGGCAGCGGCAGCTGCACCAAAATACCATCTACTTCGCTATTGTCATTTAACTCATCAATCAGCTGCAGCAAAGCCTCTTCCGTCAGGCTTGCATCATACTCATATGATAAAGAACGAACGTTGGCCTTTTCACAGGCCAATTTTTTGTTGCGTACGTACACGGCGCTAGCAGGATCATCGCCCACCAAAACCACCGCCAATGTTGGCTGATGTAACCCTTGTTCAGCACGTTTTGCCACTTGTTCCTTTACCCATTCAATACGAGATTGAGAAACAGCCTTACCATCCATTAATTGAGCAGCCATGATTTTCCTAAAACTCACTTTAAATAAACAACAATATGAAGCCCCGTATTCTCTCATTTTTTAGCAGTTAATGCACCTTTAAATCCCATTCAGTGATGCTTTAATGCCTACATAAAGCGGCCATACAAAAGGCCACACCCTTGAATGCAGCTGGCTTTCAGCGACCAACAAACGCAGTTAAAAATAAAAATAACCGTCACGCCTAAATTAAAAACCGCACAATAACAGCCCCTTAAATAACTAAATTCAATTTAAGCCAAAATCATCATTGACAGACCAATCCCTCATCGGTATAGTTCGTCACTCAGTCGGGGCGTAGCGCAGCCTGGTTAGCGCATCTGCTTTGGGAGCAGAGGGTCGTGAGTTCGAATCCCACCGCCCCGACCACAAATTCTAGTGTGTGACCGACAGTTGGTTTGAGTGCCCGTAGCTCAACCGGATAGAGCACCGGCCTTCTAAGCCGGGGGTTACAGGTTCGATTCCTGTCGGGTGCGCCAAAAGCTTTATGGTGGATGTAGCTCAGTTGGTAGAGTCCTGGATTGTGATTCCAGTTGTCGTGGGTTCGAGCCCCATCATCCACCCCAGTTATCCTAAGACTTGCTTAAAGCAGGTCTTTTTTTATGCCCGTCGATTCTAGCCAACCCATCCCCTTTAACACAATCAAACGCGCAAGCACTCAAATCATAACGATAGCCCCACAGCCGAGCTTCAAAAAGCATCCGACTTATATTGCCTGCCGCAACCAGCCACCCAAAACAGCAGCCAAGCCTTGCCCCCTAAGCAATAAACAAACAAGCAACAGACCCATCTGCCCCAAGACACGCCCTGACTCAAAACCTATTTTCCCTGATGATTCCAGCATCTAGGCAATAAGTCGACTTATTTTAACACCATACGCTTGACAGAAAAATCAGAGCTGGGTATAGTTCGATTCTCAGTCGGGGCGTAGCGCAGCCTGGTTAGCGCATCTGCTTTGGGAGCAGAGGGTCGTGAGTTCGAATCCCACCGCCCCGACCACAATTATGAGTGTTACCGACAGTTGGTTTGAGTGCCCGTAGCTCAACCGGATAGAGCACCGGCCTTCTAAGCCGGGGGTTACAGGTTCGATTCCTGTCGGGTGCGCCAAAAGCTTTATGGTGGATGTAGCTCAGTTGGTAGAGTCCTGGATTGTGATTCCAGTTGTCGTGGGTTCGAGCCCCATCATCCACCCCATTATCATGACTTGCTTAGCAAGTCTTTTTTTATGCCTGCCGTTTGCGTTAAGCACTAAAAAGCCCTAAGACAAAGCTTAGGGCTAGGCCGGCCTAGTCTGGCTTATTCGGCTTTTTTACGCACCAGCATCACAGGCATGTCTACTTGGCGCAACACGCCTTCCGCCACAGAACCCATCAGCAAATGCATCACGCCGGTCCAGCCATGCGTACCCATCACGATCAGATCACAACCATTGTCTTTCGCATCAGTAGCCAACAAAGTCGCAATCTTGTCGCCCACGCTTTCAAGAATTTCCACTTCGGCGGTTAAGCCATGGCCAGCAATAATGGTATTAGCGTGAGCCAATACTTTTTCGCCCACTTCTTTACTCGCCTGATGAATCTCAGCAGACTGCAAGTAACCGGTACCGCCCCAGCTAAATTGAGCCAAGTCTACTACGTGTACGGCACGCAAAGCAGCTTTGGAAAATTCAGCAATTTTACAGGCTTCTTCTAAGGCTTTTAATGAGGCTGCGCTGTCGTCGACAGGGACAAATATTTTCTTGTACATACGAACTCCTTTGTTATCAGACTGATTGAAGAGTCACACTACGGTGCATACTAGCATATTCGCACGTGTACGCACCCATGGCAAAAATAATGTTAGAATCATTGACATCCGTTAATACTATCTTACCTCTTACTATGACTCGCGTACACCTAAATGTGCCAGAAACCTTTCTATTTGAAACAGAGTTAGCCATTCAAGTCAGCGACTTAAACTATGGCAACCACCTGGCCAACGACAAAGTCCTCAGCCTCGCCCACGAAGCGCGCATACGCTTCTTGCACCACTTAGGGTACACTGAGATGAACGTTGAGGGCGCTGGCTTAATCATGGCCGATGCTGCCATACAATTCATCAGCCAAGGCTTCCACGGCGACGAACTAATATTAAAAATAGCAGTCACTGACATCAGCCGCGCAGGCTTTGCCCTGTTTACCCTGATTCAACACAAGCACACGCAAAAAGAGCTGGCCCGCGTCAAAACCGGCCTGGTTTTTTTCGATTACACCACGCAAAGCGTGCAAAAAACCCCTGCTGGCTTTATTGCTCAAATCAGCAGAACATAAGGAAACACAATGAAAACATATCAACCCAATAGCCCTGAAGCCGTTGCCCACGTCATCGCCATGTGCATGCTGGCCGACAGTGACCTAGATGCCTCTGAATTTGAGGCCATGGAAGCAGTTAAGCTCTATGATGTTTTGGGCCTACAGCAAGAAGCCTTCACCACTATTTTAAAAGATTATCTGGAAGATCTATCCAAGGTTGCTGAGACTGAAGAGCGTGTGTCGCTATTAGCGCCAGAGCGCGTCGACGCCATTTTGGCCCAGGTCACCGAGCGTAAATATCGCCTCATCGCTCTGGCGACGGCCCTAAACATCTGCAAAGGCGACCACGCCCTAAATAATGCCGAACTGGCACTGTTCCAGCACATCATGCACCAATGGCAAATTGACTTAACCGACCTAGAAATCGCCGTTAGCCAATAATGACCACCCTATTGTTGAGTGAGCTACCGCAACACCTAAGCCGCTATCTCACCACCCTCACTCAAGCCAATAAATCACCGCACACCCTCGCCGCCTATGAGCGAGACGTGCGGCGGTTATTCGAACTTTTGCAGCAACAAGGCCTAGCCGACGACGTCGTGCCCATCAAGCGCCACATGATTGCCGCACTGAAAAGCCTGTCAGGTAAAAACCAACACCCCCATACCCTCGCCCGCGCCCTCAGCGCTTGGCGCCAGTTTTTCGCCTATTTAGAAGCCGAAGGCCACATAGAACTCAATCCTTGCCTTGGGCTCAAGCCACCGAAGGCACCGGCGCGCCTCCCCAAGGCTTTAACCCAAGAAAACATGCAACACCTCTTAGACGAACCAGAGGCCAACGACGTTTTAAGCCTGCGCGACAAGGCCATGTTTGAGCTCATGTATGCATCGGGCCTGCGCCTATCAGAGCTGGCCGCACTCAACCGCTATGACATCGACTTCGAGCAACACTTATTGAGGGTCTTAGGCAAAGGCCACAATGAACGCATCGTTCCCTTTGGCAGCCAAGCCGAAGCCGCCCTCAGAGCCTACATCGACAGTACACCCATCGAACACAGCAACCCGGAAGAGCAGGCGGTTTTTTTAAACAATAAAGGCCACCGCTTGAGCATGCGGCAAATCCAAAACCGCCTCAACCGCTGGGCCAATCAAAGCAGCAGCGACCAGCACATTCACCCTCATATGCTGCGCCACAGCTTTGCCAGCCATATGCTGCAAAGCGCCCAAGACGTACGCGTGGTGCAGGAGCTGCTGGGCCACGCCAGCCTCAGCACCACCCAAATCTACACCAAGCTGGATTTCGAACATCTGGCCAGCGTCTATGATCAGGCTCATCCACGCGCCAAGAAGAAAAAACCCGCCGAGCCCAGCTAAGGCATCACCACGATATTGTCTGCCCCCACCTTCTGAGGTGACCACAACGGCACCGCCGCGGCCAACAGCGCCTGCGGCGTGTCGTAATCTGCCGCTACCAACCTAATCCCCAAGTAACCCAAGACGGCCTGTAGCTGTTGCATGACGGCCTGACCATCCAGAGCTGGCGCCAAGGTTTGCTTGGATAATTTTTGCCCCAGTGCATTGGTCAGCAGCGGCAAATGTGCATACGCCGGCTGTGGATAGCCCAATACCTGCTGCAAGTACTGCTGGCGCGGCGTACACACCAACAAATCACGGCCACGCACAATGTGGCTCACGCTCTGATCGGCATCATCCACCACCACCGCAAGCTGGTAGGCCCACTCGCCATCGGCCCGCTTCAGCACAAAGTCACCGATGTCCTGAGCCAAATTTTGCCGATACGGCCCCATCAATTCATCTACGAAGCCTATGTCTTGATTAGGCACCTTCAAGCGCCAAGCCGGTGCCTTGCGCGGATCACGCGGGCTGACAGCGCTGCGGCAATGGCCGGCATAGACACAGCCGTCGGCGCCTTCACGCCCCTCGGCCATCACCTCTTTACGGCTACAGTAGCAAGGATAAACCAAGTCTCGCGCATATAAATCATCCAAGGCCGCCTGGTACAGAGCATGGCGCTGACTTTGATACACCACCTCGCCATCCCAATCCAGCCCAAACGTTTTCAGCGTGGCCAGAATATCGGCAGCGGCACCAGGCTGCTCGCGCGGCGGATCTAAATCTTCCATCCGCACCAACCATTGCCCCCCTACCGACCGAGCCGCTAAATAGCTGGCAACAGCAGCCAAGAGTGAGCCTAAATGCAAACGCCCAGTTGGGCTAGGCGCAAAACGCCCAATATAATCCATGCTCATTTCTGAATCTCATCGTTGAATCAGTTATAATAAAGACCTATTTTACGCCGTTATTGGAAGAGCACAAAAACATGGTTGCCCCCACCCCTTATACACGCTGTCTGGCAATGGACACCGCCACTCAATTTCTCTCCGTTGCTGTAGGCAACGAGACGCAATCGGCGCTGTATCATGAGCAGGTTGGCGCCCAGCAGTCGGCACTCATCCTCCCCACCATTCAAAGCCTATTAGACACCCAAGGCCACGGCCTAGACCAGCTGGATTTAATCGTGTACGCCCAAGGCCCTGGCTCCTTTACCGGCTTACGCATTGGTGCAGGCGTGGCCCAAGGCTTAAGCATGGCGCTAGACGTTCCCCTAATGGGCATTCCTACTCTAGACGTAGTGGCCAGCATGGCACCGGCCCATACCCACGTTTTGGCCGCCATCGACGCACGCATGGGTGAAGTATTTTACGCCTGGTATGACACCACCAATATGACGCGCCTGTCTGACTACAGCGTCGCCAAACCAACTGAGATTAAGCCCCTAGCCCCTGATGCCCTCACCGTGGGCAATGCGCTCGAGCTCTACGCCGACATTTTACCCACAGGCAGTAGCCAAATGCCCACGGCTCAAGATTACCTTAAGCTCGCCCTCAGCGGTCGCTATCAGGCATCCGGCGCCCAAGCGGCAGACTTACTGTATGTGCGTAATAAAATTGCCCTGACCGCCAAAGAACAGGCGCAGAGAAAACAAAATGGCCACAACAGCTAAGATCAACATTCGGCCCGCCCACAGAGACGACTTAGCCGACATTGTCGCCATCAACCAAGCTGGGCAGGAGTCTACCTGGTCTGAGCGGCAGTTTGCCAGCGCCCTCAACGGCAACGACACGCTCTGGGTGTTAACCCAAAACGATCAAGTTGCAGCCTTTTTACTGTGGCACAGCGTATTAGACGAAGCAGAAATCCATCATTTTGGCGTGGCGACCACCGCCTTGCGCCGAGGACTGGCCAGCCAACTTTTGAGCCAACTGGTTACTCATTGTCGCAGCGTCGGCATCCATCGCATCATCTTAGACGTGCGTGCCGGCAACCAGGCGGCAAAAGCGTTATACTTAAAGCATGGCTTTGTGGTGAATGGCCAACGCACAGGTTATTACCAAACGGCCACCGGTAGAGAAGACGCCCTTTTAATGGAAAAAACATGTTAGACACGCGCTACGTTCATTTGCATGATGCCTTAGGCTTAGGCCCCCTGTGGGTCAACCAGGCGGCTACGCTGGTGCCTAACGAACCCAGTGCAGACAACCACATCGATACCCCTGCGACGGTTAGACTGCCCACCCCTACTACGCCACAGCCGCAAGAGCACAGCGCCCGCTCAGAACAACCCACCGCAACATCCCAACCGGCGGCCACCACCAAAACTGCACTACCACAAGGACGCATCGCGGCTACCCGCGCCTCTTTATTTAAAACATTGGCCATCAAACCGCAGCCTAGCGAGGCTGAACTAGCCGCAGCAGAAGCAGCCAGCGCCGCGGCAGAAAAGGCCAAGACTCCTACAGTTGAGCCAATCGTGCTCGCCGACGGCTTAGATTTGCGCAGCCTACACAAACACATCAGCGTCTGCACCGCCTGCCCACTACACCAAAGCCGCAAACAAGCACTGCCAGGGCGCGGCCAAGACAATAGCCCCCTGATGGTGGTGTCGCCCGCACCGTCACAAGACGATGACTTACACAACCAGCTGCTACACGGCACCGTCGGCGCCCTGCTAGACAATATGCTGGCCAGCATCGGCCTATCGATCGATGAGGTATTTTTAAGCAGCAGCATTAAGTGTAGCCCCAGCCTCACCGTACCGGTACAGCCAGAATACCAAAAGAACTGCCTCACTTATTTAAATGCCCAAATTCAGGCCAGTCGGCCCCGCGCCCTATTGTTTCTAGGCGAAAACCTGACCAAGCACTGCGCCATCACACCACAAGGGCTGACCTATCAAGACTTACCCACGTTCATTGTGCCGCATCCGGCCAAACTATTGCGCCACACTGCCGACAAACGCCGCGCCTGGCACACCCTCAGCGAACTGAAGCGCTGGCTAAAACAGCCCACCTAACCACGCAAAACGCCCCTGCATCACCTAAGTCATGCAGGGGCGTCAATCATTGGCTTACTTAATGATTTTCAAATGGCTGGGTAAAGTGGGCGCTTCTTCTTTGGCCGCCACCTCAGGCTCTGACGCTGCCTCAGGCACAGACTGCTCAAGCTCAAAGCCCATGCCCTCACCCGTCTCACGAGCAAAGATCGTCAACACATTGCCGGTTGGCAACCACACATCGTGAGCCACGCCACCAAAGCGTGCCGAAAAAGACACCCAATCGTTGGCAATGTTTAGGCCTTGGCAAGCG comes from Neisseriaceae bacterium CLB008 and encodes:
- the purU gene encoding formyltetrahydrofolate deformylase; this encodes MDDVIKMTNQDTQKKTATLFMAAPDQKGLVNAVAHFLLTYNANILHADQHQDAVESLFLMRVEWDLADFELPMAQFDEVFGAIAAQFNLTYRLTLSHELPRIAIFVSQYEHCLVDLLHRYRIGELGCEIPLVISNHNTCRHIVEFNGIPFHKIEVNKDNKALAEAEQMRLLKEANVDTVVLARYMQVLSPDFVSAFPDRIINIHHSFLPAFDGARPYHRAYARGVKLIGATSHYVTNELDEGPIIEQEVVRISHRDEVDDLVAKGRDLEKVVLSRAVRWHADNRVLSYCNRTVVFD
- the folD gene encoding bifunctional methylenetetrahydrofolate dehydrogenase/methenyltetrahydrofolate cyclohydrolase FolD — protein: MAAQLMDGKAVSQSRIEWVKEQVAKRAEQGLHQPTLAVVLVGDDPASAVYVRNKKLACEKANVRSLSYEYDASLTEEALLQLIDELNDNSEVDGILVQLPLPKHIDSQKVLERILPHKDVDGFHPYNVGRLAVKMPLMRPCTPRGVMTLLDHYQIDPKGKKVVIVGASNIVGRPQALEMLLARATVTVCHSATQDLAHEVRQADIVVAGVGVPEMVKGEWIKPGAVVIDVGINRLENGKLCGDVEFTVAKERAAWITPVPGGVGPMTIATLLENTLDAARLHD
- a CDS encoding universal stress protein gives rise to the protein MYKKIFVPVDDSAASLKALEEACKIAEFSKAALRAVHVVDLAQFSWGGTGYLQSAEIHQASKEVGEKVLAHANTIIAGHGLTAEVEILESVGDKIATLLATDAKDNGCDLIVMGTHGWTGVMHLLMGSVAEGVLRQVDMPVMLVRKKAE
- a CDS encoding acyl-CoA thioesterase; this encodes MTRVHLNVPETFLFETELAIQVSDLNYGNHLANDKVLSLAHEARIRFLHHLGYTEMNVEGAGLIMADAAIQFISQGFHGDELILKIAVTDISRAGFALFTLIQHKHTQKELARVKTGLVFFDYTTQSVQKTPAGFIAQISRT
- the xerC gene encoding tyrosine recombinase XerC, giving the protein MTTLLLSELPQHLSRYLTTLTQANKSPHTLAAYERDVRRLFELLQQQGLADDVVPIKRHMIAALKSLSGKNQHPHTLARALSAWRQFFAYLEAEGHIELNPCLGLKPPKAPARLPKALTQENMQHLLDEPEANDVLSLRDKAMFELMYASGLRLSELAALNRYDIDFEQHLLRVLGKGHNERIVPFGSQAEAALRAYIDSTPIEHSNPEEQAVFLNNKGHRLSMRQIQNRLNRWANQSSSDQHIHPHMLRHSFASHMLQSAQDVRVVQELLGHASLSTTQIYTKLDFEHLASVYDQAHPRAKKKKPAEPS
- the gluQRS gene encoding tRNA glutamyl-Q(34) synthetase GluQRS, which gives rise to MDYIGRFAPSPTGRLHLGSLLAAVASYLAARSVGGQWLVRMEDLDPPREQPGAAADILATLKTFGLDWDGEVVYQSQRHALYQAALDDLYARDLVYPCYCSRKEVMAEGREGADGCVYAGHCRSAVSPRDPRKAPAWRLKVPNQDIGFVDELMGPYRQNLAQDIGDFVLKRADGEWAYQLAVVVDDADQSVSHIVRGRDLLVCTPRQQYLQQVLGYPQPAYAHLPLLTNALGQKLSKQTLAPALDGQAVMQQLQAVLGYLGIRLVAADYDTPQALLAAAVPLWSPQKVGADNIVVMP
- the tsaB gene encoding tRNA (adenosine(37)-N6)-threonylcarbamoyltransferase complex dimerization subunit type 1 TsaB, whose amino-acid sequence is MVAPTPYTRCLAMDTATQFLSVAVGNETQSALYHEQVGAQQSALILPTIQSLLDTQGHGLDQLDLIVYAQGPGSFTGLRIGAGVAQGLSMALDVPLMGIPTLDVVASMAPAHTHVLAAIDARMGEVFYAWYDTTNMTRLSDYSVAKPTEIKPLAPDALTVGNALELYADILPTGSSQMPTAQDYLKLALSGRYQASGAQAADLLYVRNKIALTAKEQAQRKQNGHNS
- the rimI gene encoding ribosomal protein S18-alanine N-acetyltransferase; translated protein: MATTAKINIRPAHRDDLADIVAINQAGQESTWSERQFASALNGNDTLWVLTQNDQVAAFLLWHSVLDEAEIHHFGVATTALRRGLASQLLSQLVTHCRSVGIHRIILDVRAGNQAAKALYLKHGFVVNGQRTGYYQTATGREDALLMEKTC
- a CDS encoding uracil-DNA glycosylase; protein product: MLDTRYVHLHDALGLGPLWVNQAATLVPNEPSADNHIDTPATVRLPTPTTPQPQEHSARSEQPTATSQPAATTKTALPQGRIAATRASLFKTLAIKPQPSEAELAAAEAASAAAEKAKTPTVEPIVLADGLDLRSLHKHISVCTACPLHQSRKQALPGRGQDNSPLMVVSPAPSQDDDLHNQLLHGTVGALLDNMLASIGLSIDEVFLSSSIKCSPSLTVPVQPEYQKNCLTYLNAQIQASRPRALLFLGENLTKHCAITPQGLTYQDLPTFIVPHPAKLLRHTADKRRAWHTLSELKRWLKQPT
- a CDS encoding ClpXP protease specificity-enhancing factor, which produces MKTSTKPYLIRALYEWCVDNEQTPHIAVWVDEQTKVPMQFVKDGEIVLNIGPNACQGLNIANDWVSFSARFGGVAHDVWLPTGNVLTIFARETGEGMGFELEQSVPEAASEPEVAAKEEAPTLPSHLKIIK